The Cloeon dipterum chromosome X, ieCloDipt1.1, whole genome shotgun sequence genome includes a window with the following:
- the nSMase gene encoding putative neutral sphingomyelinase: MAITLSIFTLNCWGIPFLSKDVPTRMNAIGNFLAQSSFDIVCLQEVWSNTDFELLRAKVQQNLPYSHYFHSGVIGSGLCVFSRHPIQDSLFHQWAVNGYVHKIQHGDWFGGKGVGLCRILVNGEHYVNVYTAHLHAEYDRENDEYLAHRVVQAFDTAQFIKLSSSPQDISLVAGDLNTEPGDNAFHIIKHVPGLHDCQDYIKEELMTNEAVGNTYRLLTAPSADASGKRIDYLLFKPPYGVNVSVKEFGYALPNKVEGLEISYSDHEALYAILSVDRTTKADDKRYCERDAVRREALTTAISTCEEALHDLKVQQRRFIYGVVLSAMLLLVVHVLLPRVLPEGNGIAFGISGAVHLILLLAVVFCLFMATIWHRIELNGINAGKLGMQMSLGKQAAAEAPNHEI; the protein is encoded by the exons ATGGCCATCACGCTGTCCATTTTTACGCTCAATTGCTG gggaattccatttttatcgAAAGACGTGCCAACGCGGATGAATGCGATCGGCAACTTCCTCGCTCAGAGCTCCTTTGACATAGTTTGTCTGCAGGAGGTTTGGTCCAACACTGATTTCGAACTGCTCAGGGCCAAGGTGCAGCAGAACCTGCCGTACTCCCATTATTTCCATAG cGGCGTTATTGGCTCGGGACTGTGTGTCTTCTCTCGGCATCCGATCCAGGACAGTCTGTTCCATCAATGGGCTGTGAATGGTTACGTGCATAAAATCCAGCACGGAGACTGGTTTGGAGGCAAGGGAGTTGGACTCTGCCGCATTTTAGTTAACGGGGAACACTACGTCAACGTATACACTGCTCAT CTTCACGCCGAATACGATCGGGAGAATGATGAATACCTGGCTCACAGAGTGGTTCAGGCTTTCGACACCGCTCAGTTCATCAAGCTTTCGAGCTCACCGCAGGATATCAGTTTGGTGGCTGGTGACCTGAACACCGAGCCAGGTGACAACGCCTTCCACATCATCAAACACGTCCCTGGATTACACGACTGCCAAGATTAT aTTAAAGAGGAGTTAATGACCAACGAAGCTGTTGGCAACACGTACCGCCTGCTGACTGCACCTTCTGCCGACGCGAGTGGAAAACGCATCGACTACTTACTTTTCAAGCCGCCCTATGGTGTTAATGTCAGCGTCAAAGAGTTTGGCTACGCACTACCAAATAAGGTGGAGGGTTTGGAGATAAGTTACTCCGACCATGAAGCTCTCTACGCCATCCTCTCAGTCGACCGCACCACCAAAGCAGATGATAAAAGAT ATTGTGAACGAGATGCTGTTCGCCGAGAGGCATTAACAACTGCTATCTCAACTTGTGAAGAAGCACTTCACGACCTGAAG GTACAGCAGCGGCGGTTTATTTATGGCGTGGTGCTGAGCGCAATGCTACTATTGGTGGTGCACGTGCTGCTTCCGCGGGTGCTGCCAGAGGGAAACGGAATTGCGTTTGGCATTAGCGGTGCCGTCCACCTCATCCTGCTGCTGGCCGTTGTCTTCTGCCTGTTCATGGCCACCATCTGGCACCGCATCGAGCTCAACGGAATCAACGCTGGCAAGCTCGGCATGCAGATGTCGCTGGGCAAGCAAGCCGCCGCCGAAGCGCCCAACCACGAGATCTGA